The Acidimicrobiia bacterium genome window below encodes:
- a CDS encoding class I SAM-dependent methyltransferase: protein MELEWVGGSVDLRCPVCAHTEDQDLLARVDVPWRDEPVDIARCSECGAVVLGAMLPPSMYTDADWDWYVEQIAGIEAIADTLGQTGMRRGVRMLDVGCGYGFALDLGRFLFEWEGVGLDPSIAAARGRRDLDLDIRPGTLDDAFEPDERFDVIFSSEVIEHIADPRDFLAAVRRRLAPNGILVLTTPDATAVTPETPWTTLYPVLSVGLHEFLVDAPGLERMLRDAGFHARVWHVGFSLRAVASIASKELAAVRQETRVALGDLASYCEMRCAAAEPGSALALGMATRQLKWMVSAHDFERASAHLPELRRALFDRYAIDLDDPKVLVGRAALPAVLTVIFYNLGLIQLWHEHSPRRAADSFEAAAWAGRAQWDLYGQYQDPETPAFEALARGHFALALARIAPEHVAAVLEDLDEGVTRGAGDVEMAATARARAEAELTSRRSPTRRAYRRLRSAAGRVRRRLRRRV from the coding sequence ATGGAGCTCGAATGGGTCGGCGGGTCCGTCGATCTCCGATGTCCGGTGTGTGCCCATACCGAAGATCAGGATCTGCTCGCGCGTGTCGACGTTCCGTGGCGTGACGAACCGGTTGACATCGCAAGGTGCAGCGAGTGTGGCGCGGTGGTGTTGGGGGCGATGTTGCCCCCGTCGATGTACACCGACGCCGACTGGGACTGGTACGTCGAGCAGATCGCGGGTATCGAGGCAATCGCCGACACGCTCGGGCAGACCGGGATGCGCCGCGGTGTGCGGATGCTCGATGTGGGATGCGGATACGGCTTCGCGCTCGACCTCGGCCGCTTCCTGTTCGAATGGGAGGGCGTGGGGCTCGACCCGTCGATCGCCGCAGCGCGTGGACGCCGCGACCTCGATCTCGACATCCGGCCCGGGACGCTCGACGATGCCTTCGAACCCGACGAGCGCTTCGATGTGATCTTCTCGTCGGAGGTCATCGAGCACATCGCCGATCCCCGCGACTTCCTCGCTGCGGTACGCCGTCGGCTTGCACCGAACGGCATCCTCGTGCTCACGACGCCCGACGCAACCGCGGTCACGCCCGAGACGCCGTGGACCACGCTGTACCCGGTCTTGTCGGTCGGTCTGCACGAGTTCCTCGTCGACGCACCCGGGCTCGAGCGCATGCTGCGTGACGCCGGCTTCCACGCGAGGGTCTGGCACGTCGGATTCAGCCTGCGAGCAGTCGCGTCGATCGCGTCCAAGGAGCTCGCCGCGGTCAGGCAGGAGACCCGCGTGGCGCTCGGCGACCTCGCCAGCTACTGCGAGATGCGCTGTGCAGCCGCCGAGCCGGGTTCGGCGCTCGCATTGGGAATGGCGACGCGCCAGCTCAAGTGGATGGTGAGCGCCCACGACTTCGAACGGGCGAGCGCGCATCTTCCCGAGCTCCGGCGGGCGCTGTTCGACCGGTACGCGATCGATCTCGACGATCCGAAGGTGCTCGTAGGTCGAGCCGCGCTCCCGGCGGTGTTGACCGTTATCTTCTACAACCTCGGACTGATTCAGCTGTGGCACGAGCACTCACCTCGGAGAGCGGCCGACTCCTTCGAGGCCGCGGCCTGGGCCGGTCGCGCGCAATGGGATCTCTACGGGCAGTACCAAGATCCAGAGACACCTGCATTCGAAGCGTTGGCCCGGGGTCACTTCGCACTTGCGCTCGCACGGATCGCGCCCGAACACGTCGCGGCGGTGCTCGAAGACCTCGACGAGGGTGTCACGCGCGGCGCCGGCGATGTAGAGATGGCGGCGACGGCGCGCGCTCGCGCCGAGGCGGAGCTGACATCACGCCGGTCGCCCACGCGGCGCGCCTACCGTCGCCTTCGCAGCGCTGCTGGTCGCGTGCGGCGCCGACTCCGTCGCCGCGTGTAG
- a CDS encoding glucose-1-phosphate thymidylyltransferase codes for MKGLILCGGAGTRLRPITHTSAKQLVPVANKPILFYGIEDMTAAGITDLGIIVGDTADEIVEAVGDGSRWGAKVTYIPQDEPRGLADCVLIARDFLGDDDFVMYLGDNLLQQGLSQFVERFETARTEASSAVPVAQILLAHVDDPRQFGVAEVNGSGEVVRLVEKPADPPSDLALVGVYLFDTHVHEAVRAIKPSGRGELEITDAIQWLLDAGHRVVHEVLEGWWIDTGKKDPLLESNRYLLERLEPANHGTVDAESSIEGRVVISTGARVTGSRIQGPAIIGERTQIVNSYVGPFTSIGADCEIRDSEVDHSVVLEGSQILGVPGIADSLVGRHVEVTRSGQVPHALRLMLGDHSKVDLE; via the coding sequence GTGAAGGGACTGATCCTCTGCGGGGGCGCCGGGACACGGCTGCGCCCGATCACGCACACCAGCGCGAAGCAGCTCGTGCCGGTGGCGAACAAGCCGATCCTCTTCTACGGCATCGAGGACATGACCGCGGCCGGCATCACGGACCTCGGCATCATCGTGGGCGACACCGCCGACGAGATCGTCGAGGCTGTCGGCGACGGATCCCGGTGGGGAGCCAAGGTCACGTACATCCCCCAGGACGAGCCGCGTGGTCTCGCCGACTGCGTGCTCATCGCCCGAGACTTCCTCGGTGACGACGACTTCGTGATGTACCTCGGCGACAACCTGCTTCAGCAAGGGCTCAGTCAGTTCGTCGAGCGCTTCGAGACTGCGCGCACCGAGGCGTCGAGCGCCGTGCCCGTCGCGCAGATCTTGCTGGCGCACGTGGACGACCCGCGGCAGTTCGGCGTCGCCGAGGTGAACGGCTCCGGCGAAGTCGTCCGGCTCGTGGAGAAGCCCGCCGATCCACCGTCGGACCTCGCGCTCGTCGGCGTGTACCTCTTCGACACGCACGTGCACGAGGCTGTGCGCGCGATCAAGCCGTCGGGGCGCGGCGAGCTGGAGATCACCGACGCGATCCAGTGGCTCCTCGACGCCGGCCATCGCGTCGTGCACGAGGTACTCGAAGGGTGGTGGATCGACACCGGTAAGAAGGACCCGCTGCTCGAGAGCAACCGCTACCTGCTCGAACGCCTCGAGCCGGCGAACCACGGAACGGTGGACGCCGAGTCGAGCATCGAAGGCCGGGTCGTGATCAGCACCGGCGCGCGAGTCACTGGCTCGCGCATCCAAGGTCCGGCGATCATCGGGGAGCGGACACAGATCGTGAACAGCTATGTCGGACCGTTCACCTCGATCGGAGCCGACTGCGAGATCCGCGACTCTGAGGTCGACCACTCCGTCGTGCTCGAAGGGAGCCAGATCCTCGGCGTTCCCGGCATCGCCGACTCACTCGTCGGCCGCCACGTCGAGGTCACGCGCTCGGGCCAGGTGCCGCACGCACTGCGACTCATGCTCGGCGACCACTCCAAGGTCGACCTCGAGTAG
- a CDS encoding dTDP-4-dehydrorhamnose 3,5-epimerase family protein has protein sequence MATVVESESVAGVYVVDPKLHGDERGVFVETYRREWFPQGREMVQANRADRQLGSVVGLHYHLHQADYWYVPFGRARVVLHDLRVGSPTDGATLVIDLGARDDGSHDHRGVFIPPGVAHGFAALSDMTITYLVDGYYNPDDELGVAWDDPAVDADWGVKDPVLSDRDQQNPRRADLEARLRPHWGLRP, from the coding sequence ATGGCCACCGTCGTTGAGTCCGAGAGCGTTGCGGGTGTGTACGTCGTCGACCCGAAGCTTCATGGTGACGAGCGCGGCGTGTTCGTCGAGACCTACCGACGCGAGTGGTTTCCGCAAGGCCGCGAGATGGTGCAAGCGAACCGGGCCGACCGCCAGCTCGGCTCGGTCGTCGGCCTGCACTACCACCTCCACCAAGCCGACTACTGGTATGTGCCATTCGGTCGCGCTCGGGTCGTGCTCCACGACCTGCGAGTCGGCTCCCCGACCGACGGTGCCACGCTCGTCATCGACCTCGGCGCCCGCGATGACGGATCCCACGATCACCGCGGCGTGTTCATCCCACCGGGTGTCGCACACGGGTTCGCCGCGCTGAGCGACATGACGATCACCTATCTGGTCGACGGCTACTACAACCCCGACGACGAGCTTGGTGTCGCCTGGGACGACCCGGCCGTCGATGCCGACTGGGGGGTGAAAGACCCGGTGCTGTCCGACCGCGACCAGCAGAATCCTCGGCGCGCCGACCTCGAAGCGCGGCTCCGGCCTCACTGGGGTCTACGCCCATGA
- a CDS encoding leucyl aminopeptidase, whose amino-acid sequence MITFSTTNQTAARVRADLLVVPFFAEREAGPGADVVDAALGGALDAFLEDAGYSGKVGETLTVPLSARSSAKAAVLVGLGPRTEITPAVLRRAGAALARRASKATSVATTLAAAAGDLEPEVAAGAVAEGVSLGSYRFLEYKSDGEASRLRRVVLVGVGGAKVDTALKQARVITDAVSWARDMINEPAGAKSPTDFAAAARRLLTGKGVRVTVLTEAQMRAQRMGGVLGVGQGSERPPRFVKVVYEPTGAKARGTLALVGKGVTFDSGGLSIKTSGGMETMKTDMSGAAAVLAAMSTLRALGVRNRVIAYAPMVENMPSGNAIRPGDVLKIRNGKTVEVLNTDAEGRLILADALALAASDKVDAMVDVATLTGACVVALGEKVAGLMGNHDEWADQVRAASERAGEAMWPLPLPDEYRKLLESEVADLRNIGTSGMGGALTAGLFLEAFVDDVPWVHLDIAGPARAASDDGELTKGGTGFAVRTLVEVARTFELPTPKPKKKATKKAATKKKTASKRTRPKKTAKSRTSR is encoded by the coding sequence ATGATCACCTTCAGCACGACGAATCAGACCGCGGCGCGGGTACGAGCCGATCTCCTCGTTGTCCCGTTCTTCGCTGAGCGCGAGGCCGGTCCTGGAGCCGACGTCGTCGACGCGGCCCTCGGAGGCGCGTTGGATGCGTTCCTCGAAGACGCCGGCTACAGCGGCAAGGTCGGCGAAACCCTGACCGTCCCGCTGTCGGCTCGCTCGAGCGCGAAGGCCGCGGTGCTCGTCGGCCTCGGGCCGCGCACCGAGATCACCCCGGCGGTGCTGCGCCGGGCCGGCGCTGCGCTCGCTCGCCGCGCCTCCAAGGCCACCTCGGTCGCGACCACGCTCGCTGCCGCGGCCGGCGACCTCGAGCCCGAGGTCGCCGCGGGTGCCGTTGCCGAAGGCGTGTCGTTGGGCTCGTACCGCTTCCTCGAGTACAAGTCCGACGGCGAAGCGTCGCGGCTGCGCCGCGTGGTGCTCGTGGGTGTGGGGGGAGCGAAGGTGGACACCGCGTTGAAGCAAGCGCGGGTGATCACCGACGCAGTGAGCTGGGCTCGCGACATGATCAACGAGCCTGCCGGCGCGAAGTCACCCACCGACTTCGCTGCGGCGGCGCGCCGGCTGCTCACCGGGAAGGGCGTGCGCGTCACCGTGCTCACCGAGGCGCAGATGCGTGCGCAGCGGATGGGCGGCGTACTCGGCGTCGGACAGGGCTCGGAACGACCGCCTCGCTTCGTGAAGGTCGTCTACGAACCCACGGGCGCGAAGGCGCGAGGCACGTTGGCGCTGGTCGGCAAGGGCGTCACCTTCGACTCCGGGGGCCTCTCGATCAAGACGTCAGGCGGCATGGAAACCATGAAGACCGACATGTCCGGGGCAGCTGCCGTGCTCGCCGCGATGTCGACCCTGCGAGCGCTCGGCGTGCGCAACCGGGTCATCGCCTATGCGCCGATGGTCGAGAACATGCCGAGTGGCAATGCCATCCGACCGGGCGACGTGCTCAAGATCCGCAACGGCAAGACCGTCGAGGTGCTCAACACCGACGCCGAGGGCCGGCTCATCCTGGCCGACGCGCTCGCACTCGCCGCGTCCGACAAGGTCGACGCGATGGTCGACGTGGCCACCCTCACCGGCGCGTGCGTCGTGGCGCTCGGGGAGAAGGTTGCCGGGTTGATGGGGAACCACGACGAGTGGGCGGACCAGGTGCGCGCCGCGTCCGAGCGCGCCGGTGAGGCGATGTGGCCATTGCCGCTCCCCGACGAATATCGCAAGCTGCTCGAATCCGAGGTTGCCGACCTGCGCAACATCGGTACGAGCGGCATGGGCGGCGCGCTCACCGCAGGTCTCTTCCTCGAAGCGTTCGTCGATGACGTGCCCTGGGTCCACCTCGACATCGCCGGCCCCGCCCGAGCAGCCAGTGACGACGGCGAGCTCACCAAGGGTGGCACCGGCTTCGCAGTCAGAACCCTCGTAGAGGTAGCTCGCACCTTCGAGCTTCCTACCCCAAAGCCCAAGAAAAAGGCGACGAAGAAGGCAGCGACGAAGAAAAAGACAGCATCGAAACGAACGCGCCCAAAGAAAACCGCGAAGTCAAGGACGAGCCGCTAG
- the moeB gene encoding molybdopterin-synthase adenylyltransferase MoeB: MAGFRELLAATKQRIREVDPVDAESTLGDATFIDIRELDEYEQGTIPGSVFLPRGHLESKIENTVTDKDEPIVLFCASGIRTAFGADTLQELGYTNVVSMAGGFGRWKNEGRPWITPAVLNPEQRNRYARHLLLPEVGEAGQQKLLESRVLLLGAGGLGSPAALYLAAAGVGTLGIVDMDVVDESNLQRQILHNMDRIGERKVDSAKKTLTQLNPDVDVVTYDVRFGADNVLEIISGYDVIVDGTDNFPTRYLLNDASLIERIPVVHGSIFRFEGQVTVFKPYEGPCYRCMLPEPPPAELAPSCAEAGVLGVLPGIVGSLQALEAIKLLLDLGDPLIGRLLAYDALETSFRTFKVRRDPACPTCGENADPITIAEYDDLCQPHT; this comes from the coding sequence ATGGCCGGCTTCCGAGAGCTTCTCGCAGCCACGAAGCAGCGAATTCGCGAGGTCGACCCCGTCGACGCGGAGTCGACGCTCGGCGACGCGACCTTCATCGACATCCGAGAGCTCGACGAGTACGAGCAAGGCACGATCCCGGGCTCGGTCTTCCTCCCGCGCGGCCACCTCGAGAGCAAGATCGAGAACACGGTCACCGACAAGGACGAGCCGATCGTGCTGTTCTGCGCGAGCGGCATCCGCACGGCCTTCGGTGCCGACACGCTCCAGGAGCTCGGGTACACCAACGTGGTCTCCATGGCCGGTGGCTTCGGTCGCTGGAAGAACGAGGGTCGCCCGTGGATCACGCCTGCGGTCCTGAACCCCGAGCAGCGCAACCGCTACGCCCGTCACCTCCTCCTTCCTGAGGTCGGCGAGGCCGGTCAGCAGAAGCTGCTCGAATCGCGCGTGCTGCTCCTCGGCGCAGGGGGGCTCGGCTCTCCCGCCGCGCTGTACCTCGCGGCTGCGGGTGTCGGCACGCTCGGCATCGTCGACATGGACGTCGTCGACGAATCGAACCTCCAGCGCCAGATCCTCCACAACATGGATCGCATCGGTGAGCGCAAGGTCGACTCCGCGAAAAAGACGCTCACGCAGCTCAACCCCGACGTCGACGTCGTCACGTACGACGTGCGGTTCGGCGCCGACAACGTGCTCGAGATCATCAGCGGCTACGACGTGATCGTCGACGGCACCGACAACTTCCCGACGCGCTACTTGCTCAACGACGCGTCGCTCATCGAGCGGATCCCGGTCGTGCACGGCTCGATCTTCCGCTTCGAGGGTCAGGTCACGGTGTTCAAGCCGTACGAGGGACCGTGCTACCGCTGCATGCTCCCCGAGCCACCGCCGGCCGAGCTCGCGCCGAGCTGCGCCGAAGCCGGTGTGCTCGGCGTGCTGCCCGGCATCGTCGGGTCACTCCAGGCGCTCGAGGCGATCAAGCTGCTCCTCGATCTCGGCGACCCGCTCATCGGCCGGCTGCTCGCGTACGACGCGCTCGAGACGAGCTTCCGCACGTTCAAGGTGCGCCGCGACCCGGCCTGCCCCACCTGCGGCGAGAACGCCGACCCCATCACCATCGCCGAGTACGACGACCTCTGCCAGCCGCACACCTAG
- the metH gene encoding methionine synthase: MPDFLEHLRERVLVFDGAFGTWMQGHELDAADFGGPSLEGCNEHLVLTRPDLVREMHASFFEVGVDAVETATFGAFPVVLDEYQISDKTHEINVVAAQLAKEVAADFATPDRPRWVVGSVGPGTKLPSLGHVTFPELRDAYLPQMAALIEGGVDVLIIETVQDLLQGKAAIVAARRAMAAAGRQVPVIVQVTVETTGRLLIGSEIGAALTALDALRPDVIGLNCATGPGEMVEHMRYLSQHARPFLSCLPNAGLPSIVDGRTHYDLTPEELADAHDRFTSELGVNIVGGCCGTTPEHLRQVVDRVGGRTPTERHPDHEPGASSVYTHVPFAQDTSILIVGERTNANGSKKFRDAMLEADWDTCVQMARDQVKEGAHILDVCVDYVARDGVADMHELASRFATQASLPLVFDSTEAPVMEAGLQHSGGKALLNSANLEDGEGPGSRLDKVFNLAREYGAAVICLAIDEEGQARTVDWKLRVCKRIHDLAVDEYGLDATDLIFDCLTFPLGSGQEDLRRDAMETIEAIRRIKTELPGVSTILGVSNVSFGLKPALRHVINSVFLHECVEAGLDSAIVHAARIMPMHKIPDGVREMTLDLVYDRRRPDYDPLHQLMAAFADVTADAVEREDRSGWPVGERLKHRIIDGERDGLEIDLDEQLTSLPALAIVNDVLLDGMKVVGELFASGEMQLPFVLQSAETMKAAVAHLEPHMEKADAGGKGTLVIGTVKGDVHDIGKNLVDIILTNNGYDVHNIGIKAPLQAFVDKAKEVEADAVGMSGLLVKSTLIMRESLEEMNSLGLSETPVMLGGAALTRSYVERDLREIYEGRLFYGKDAFEGLRTMDALMEGKRSGGLDPAFGREPIGRDTPSRRQLGEEDDTDVVVGRSDVATDVPVFAPPFIGARIAKGIALEEIAAYINETALFRNQWQFRPDKKLSENDDDFKARLRPRLREELAKAQAEGTLVPAVVWGYFPVNSDGNDLVVWTDTDRRTERLRFAFPRQRKDRHLCIADFFRPVESGDPDFAAFHVVTMGSAATERERELFAADRYQEYLFMHGLSVEMTEALAEYWHWRIRDEWGFADEDGPTIAGLFRQQYRGSRYSWGYPACPDLEDQTKLDELLDLSRIGVELTEEFQLEPEQTTSAIIVPHPEAKYFLP; encoded by the coding sequence ATGCCCGACTTCCTTGAGCACCTGCGTGAGCGCGTGCTCGTGTTCGACGGTGCATTCGGCACCTGGATGCAGGGTCACGAGCTCGACGCAGCCGACTTCGGCGGACCGTCGCTCGAAGGATGCAACGAGCACCTCGTGCTCACTCGGCCCGATCTGGTCCGTGAGATGCACGCCTCGTTCTTCGAGGTCGGTGTGGACGCCGTGGAGACCGCGACCTTCGGCGCGTTCCCCGTCGTCCTCGACGAGTACCAGATCTCCGACAAGACCCACGAGATCAACGTCGTGGCGGCACAGCTCGCCAAGGAAGTCGCCGCCGACTTCGCGACCCCCGACCGGCCGCGGTGGGTGGTGGGATCGGTCGGGCCAGGCACAAAGCTCCCGTCACTCGGGCACGTCACGTTCCCCGAGCTGCGCGACGCGTACCTGCCGCAGATGGCCGCGCTCATCGAAGGCGGCGTCGACGTTCTCATCATCGAGACGGTGCAGGACCTGCTGCAGGGCAAGGCGGCGATCGTCGCGGCCCGGCGAGCGATGGCCGCGGCCGGACGCCAGGTGCCGGTCATCGTGCAGGTCACGGTCGAGACGACCGGCCGGCTCCTCATCGGCTCCGAGATCGGTGCCGCGCTCACGGCGCTCGACGCACTGCGGCCCGACGTGATCGGTCTCAACTGCGCCACCGGTCCCGGCGAGATGGTCGAGCACATGCGCTATCTCTCGCAGCACGCGCGCCCATTCCTCTCGTGCCTGCCCAACGCCGGACTCCCGTCGATCGTCGACGGTCGCACGCACTACGACCTCACGCCGGAAGAGCTCGCTGACGCGCACGACCGCTTCACGAGCGAGCTCGGCGTGAACATCGTCGGCGGATGTTGCGGCACGACGCCCGAGCACCTACGTCAGGTGGTCGACCGCGTCGGGGGACGAACTCCGACCGAGCGACACCCCGACCACGAGCCGGGCGCGTCGTCGGTGTACACGCATGTCCCGTTCGCACAGGACACCTCGATCCTGATCGTGGGTGAGCGAACGAACGCCAACGGCTCGAAGAAGTTCCGCGACGCGATGCTCGAGGCCGACTGGGACACCTGTGTGCAGATGGCGCGTGATCAGGTCAAGGAGGGGGCGCACATCCTCGACGTATGCGTCGACTACGTCGCGCGCGACGGCGTGGCCGACATGCACGAGCTCGCGTCCCGCTTTGCCACACAGGCTTCGCTGCCACTCGTGTTCGACTCGACCGAGGCACCCGTCATGGAGGCGGGCCTCCAGCACTCCGGCGGCAAGGCTCTGCTCAACTCCGCGAACCTCGAAGACGGCGAGGGCCCCGGCTCGCGCCTCGACAAGGTGTTCAACCTCGCGCGCGAGTACGGCGCGGCCGTGATCTGCCTCGCGATCGACGAGGAGGGCCAAGCGCGGACGGTGGACTGGAAGCTGCGGGTCTGCAAGCGCATCCACGACCTTGCCGTCGACGAGTACGGACTCGACGCAACGGACCTCATCTTCGACTGCCTGACGTTCCCGCTCGGTTCCGGTCAAGAGGACCTTCGGCGCGACGCCATGGAGACCATCGAAGCGATCCGCCGCATCAAGACCGAGCTCCCCGGCGTCTCCACGATCCTCGGGGTGTCGAACGTGAGCTTCGGTCTGAAGCCCGCGCTTCGTCACGTGATCAACAGCGTGTTCCTCCACGAATGCGTCGAAGCCGGGCTCGACTCCGCGATCGTCCACGCGGCGCGCATCATGCCGATGCACAAGATCCCCGATGGCGTGCGTGAGATGACACTCGACCTCGTGTACGACCGCCGACGACCCGACTACGACCCGCTCCACCAGCTCATGGCCGCGTTCGCCGACGTGACGGCCGACGCCGTCGAACGCGAGGACCGGTCGGGATGGCCGGTGGGTGAGCGCCTCAAGCACCGCATCATCGACGGCGAGCGCGATGGGCTCGAGATCGACCTCGACGAGCAGCTCACTTCCCTCCCCGCGCTCGCGATCGTGAACGACGTGCTGCTCGACGGCATGAAGGTCGTCGGCGAGCTCTTCGCGTCCGGCGAGATGCAGCTTCCGTTCGTGCTCCAGAGCGCGGAGACCATGAAGGCCGCGGTCGCACATCTCGAGCCGCACATGGAGAAGGCGGACGCGGGCGGCAAAGGCACGCTGGTGATCGGCACCGTGAAGGGCGACGTGCACGACATCGGCAAGAACCTCGTCGACATCATCCTCACCAACAACGGCTACGACGTGCACAACATCGGCATCAAGGCGCCGCTCCAGGCGTTCGTCGACAAGGCCAAGGAGGTCGAGGCCGACGCGGTCGGGATGAGCGGGCTCCTCGTGAAGAGCACGCTGATCATGCGCGAGAGCCTCGAGGAGATGAACTCACTCGGTCTGAGCGAGACACCCGTGATGCTCGGCGGAGCGGCGCTCACGCGCAGCTATGTCGAGCGCGACCTGCGAGAGATCTACGAGGGCCGGCTGTTCTACGGCAAGGACGCGTTCGAAGGGCTGCGGACCATGGACGCGCTGATGGAGGGCAAGCGCAGCGGCGGGCTCGACCCCGCGTTCGGACGCGAGCCGATCGGACGAGACACTCCCTCTCGACGCCAACTCGGCGAGGAGGACGACACCGACGTTGTCGTCGGCCGCTCCGACGTGGCCACCGACGTGCCGGTGTTCGCGCCTCCGTTCATCGGCGCTCGGATCGCCAAGGGGATCGCGCTCGAGGAGATCGCCGCGTACATCAACGAGACCGCGCTCTTCCGCAACCAGTGGCAGTTCCGCCCAGACAAGAAGCTCTCCGAGAACGACGACGATTTCAAGGCGCGCCTCCGGCCACGCTTGCGCGAAGAGCTGGCCAAGGCACAGGCAGAGGGCACCCTCGTGCCCGCGGTCGTCTGGGGCTACTTCCCGGTGAACTCCGACGGCAACGACCTCGTGGTGTGGACCGACACCGACCGGCGCACGGAGCGGCTCCGTTTCGCGTTCCCGCGCCAGCGCAAGGACCGGCACCTGTGCATCGCCGACTTCTTCCGTCCGGTCGAATCGGGGGACCCCGACTTCGCCGCGTTCCACGTGGTCACGATGGGATCGGCTGCCACCGAGCGCGAGCGCGAGCTCTTCGCCGCCGATCGCTACCAGGAATACCTGTTCATGCACGGCCTGTCGGTCGAGATGACCGAGGCGCTCGCCGAGTACTGGCACTGGCGCATCCGTGACGAGTGGGGCTTCGCCGACGAGGACGGACCCACGATTGCCGGGCTGTTCCGCCAGCAGTATCGGGGCTCGCGGTACTCCTGGGGCTACCCGGCGTGCCCGGACCTGGAGGACCAGACCAAGCTCGACGAGTTGCTCGACCTGTCACGCATCGGCGTGGAGCTCACCGAAGAGTTCCAGCTCGAACCCGAGCAGACGACCTCGGCCATCATCGTCCCCCACCCAGAAGCGAAATACTTCTTGCCGTGA
- a CDS encoding S16 family serine protease produces MSRRRVSLLAFSLSCALVISGLVAPAGATARAGGGEKSVTLFPVSVRETSEGSVGGAHPVTIHLREGGGDTFRVGFTEDEVAGTGDQWRAAGWNAATVATLLTGSPLGGNEITFDLNGRIDGPSAGALMTIGVLSLLRGDKIKKNITMTGTINPDGTVGPVGGIPYKVDGVVEAKKTRMLIPIGQRNSPDDTGAPVDVVDLGLEKGVQVSEVADIYEAYEEFTGNELPRPQGGDVELSPRAYDALEGFVNDWLTEFDGQAGLFNSLDPSIQELFLDTIVADANAAQQRAVSLSQQGLQAGAYVDALEAAGLARAAVTAGNAVQTLLTAGVEAFKSEIVSTAAVEDKVDALVEQLKAQKPKTLGQVSALIDGYGNAFDALAVTLFAQDLFAQADAAPTIDEALEPALTGALFYSIVGTQVDAAEQLLDLAPGGARLKKEVDPEQAADFFRKAAEANFQAFETIFVESQADASGISSDQVREFLAGQ; encoded by the coding sequence ATGTCACGCCGACGAGTCTCGCTGCTCGCTTTCTCCCTGTCGTGTGCGCTCGTCATCAGCGGCCTCGTGGCGCCAGCTGGTGCGACGGCGCGCGCGGGGGGTGGCGAGAAGTCCGTGACGCTGTTCCCGGTGTCCGTGCGCGAGACGAGTGAGGGATCCGTCGGTGGCGCGCATCCCGTCACGATCCACCTGCGCGAGGGTGGTGGCGACACGTTCCGCGTCGGCTTCACCGAGGACGAGGTCGCAGGCACCGGCGACCAGTGGCGCGCCGCTGGATGGAACGCGGCAACGGTCGCAACGCTGCTGACGGGCTCCCCACTCGGTGGGAACGAGATCACGTTCGACCTCAACGGGCGCATCGACGGCCCGAGTGCCGGCGCGCTCATGACCATCGGGGTTCTCTCGCTGCTGCGCGGCGACAAGATCAAGAAGAACATCACCATGACCGGGACGATCAACCCGGATGGAACGGTCGGGCCTGTCGGCGGGATTCCCTACAAGGTGGATGGCGTCGTCGAGGCGAAGAAGACCCGCATGCTGATCCCGATCGGGCAGCGCAACAGCCCCGACGACACGGGCGCGCCGGTTGACGTCGTCGACCTCGGCCTGGAGAAGGGCGTCCAGGTCAGTGAGGTCGCCGACATCTACGAGGCGTACGAGGAGTTCACCGGCAACGAGCTCCCGCGGCCCCAGGGTGGTGACGTGGAGCTGAGCCCGCGCGCGTACGACGCGCTCGAAGGCTTCGTGAATGACTGGCTTACCGAGTTTGACGGGCAGGCGGGCCTGTTCAACAGCCTCGACCCGTCGATCCAGGAGCTGTTCCTCGACACCATCGTCGCCGATGCGAACGCGGCGCAGCAGCGCGCCGTCTCGCTCTCTCAGCAAGGGCTTCAGGCCGGCGCGTACGTCGACGCGCTCGAAGCCGCCGGCCTCGCCCGCGCGGCCGTGACGGCCGGAAATGCGGTGCAGACGCTGCTGACCGCAGGCGTGGAGGCGTTCAAGAGCGAGATCGTGTCGACGGCCGCGGTGGAGGACAAGGTCGACGCGCTGGTCGAGCAGCTCAAGGCGCAGAAGCCGAAGACGCTCGGTCAGGTGAGCGCGCTCATCGACGGCTACGGGAATGCGTTCGACGCGCTCGCCGTCACGTTGTTCGCACAGGACCTCTTTGCGCAAGCTGATGCAGCCCCCACGATCGACGAGGCGCTCGAGCCCGCGCTCACCGGCGCGCTCTTCTATTCGATCGTCGGAACGCAGGTCGACGCGGCGGAGCAGCTGCTCGACCTGGCTCCGGGCGGCGCGCGGTTGAAGAAGGAAGTTGACCCGGAGCAGGCCGCCGACTTCTTCCGTAAGGCCGCCGAGGCGAACTTCCAGGCGTTCGAGACGATCTTCGTCGAGTCGCAAGCCGATGCTTCCGGGATCTCCTCCGACCAGGTTCGTGAGTTCCTGGCCGGCCAG